The following coding sequences lie in one Pontibacter sp. G13 genomic window:
- a CDS encoding gluconate 2-dehydrogenase subunit 3 family protein, which yields MDRRTAIQRVSLILGGTVVGAQAFLSGCATNPTTESIGPFSGEMIALLDEIADTILPDSPGVPGAKAAQVGPFMAMMVTDCYLEKERQTFLEGLRTFQAKLKEQGTPFLEMMPEQRTQFLNELDEEARVANRSIKEQRQAYAKDRTLNPPIPHYFSMMKQLTILGYFTSEIGATQALRYVESPGGFDPCAPYEVGDRGWAT from the coding sequence ATGGATCGAAGAACAGCCATTCAACGGGTCTCCCTGATTTTGGGAGGAACCGTCGTGGGTGCCCAAGCATTCTTGTCGGGGTGCGCCACCAACCCAACTACCGAAAGCATCGGCCCATTTTCCGGAGAGATGATCGCCCTGTTGGACGAGATTGCAGACACTATCTTGCCCGACAGCCCTGGCGTTCCAGGAGCTAAGGCTGCCCAAGTTGGGCCCTTTATGGCCATGATGGTCACCGATTGCTATCTGGAAAAAGAAAGGCAGACCTTCCTAGAGGGCCTTCGTACTTTTCAGGCAAAACTCAAGGAGCAAGGGACACCTTTCCTTGAAATGATGCCCGAGCAACGGACCCAATTCCTGAATGAATTAGATGAGGAAGCGCGAGTTGCCAATCGCTCCATTAAGGAACAACGTCAGGCATACGCAAAGGATCGAACCCTAAATCCCCCCATTCCGCACTACTTCAGCATGATGAAGCAGTTGACGATTTTGGGATATTTCACTTCGGAAATTGGAGCAACTCAGGCTCTCCGCTATGTAGAGTCGCCCGGAGGTTTCGATCCTTGCGCTCCCTACGAAGTGGGAGACCGAGGATGGGCTACCTGA
- a CDS encoding T9SS type A sorting domain-containing protein, with the protein MTLPAYVSASHNLGAEFWYESTSSNTIQVYLRTYWDCLNNNGGLPPSQVNQSPLIQVATNPPLGSCGVPMMVDTTLISYQEITLVCPGGVTSCGSATVNIYGTVELVYRYTVDLSNVNCGLQVSHIQCCQGTTITSGLASTSIHVDILIPNPQSGSPNNSPVPRQPTHVVGCASSGGSYDLSYRDPEGDSLVYFLRDAHTGATTTASYATGYSGLQPLGPDWSVSLDSQTAILEVLPVNGGSQQLAALSMTVLEYRNGSLLSTSNRHIPIQMNDCFSGNQPPSIDGIIPSASQLIGTDTIVFCSKAQGSFDILLSDPDSTDSLTLVESWFNDLPGASISYSGSNPTVATISWTPTIASIGQTIPCYFTAQDDECLFPSVAAGLVYIHVVDNCSESSISHPTCGQADGSIDLTLHLPYSHLIWNTGDTTEDLSDLAPGTYTVHVYEQNGASLLEETYILTEGGIDISSSIMSPSCANADGSISLQVSGGMGSLSYLWSDGSSSPNLTNLTPGGYAVTVTDSMGCTASEYFMVEEAADCQNVISGKVYVDTNGNCSFDQGEPTVPHAIVQLTPSGRTFTDAHGEYQFRVPSGTYLVGLTEMSPYPVQVDSTCMPSGTIGAYFSGVGETTNQVDFPIQVNASPDLWISQNQASTRPGAIQPVYLTAGNTGGSTTQASISWTLNSPHTFAGSIPPPSSIAQNGQTFTWELGPMASFQTHEITVFVSTGTGSMDGDSIFYNAQISTPDAEVNLVNNQYSAQQRIDDNPESNEKVVEEGVGPFGLIHQSEQTLTYGIHFQNETGHTAQTVVIRDTLPSALDLTSILVLGASHPFELSIEGDQVLVCTFSNIDLISITDDSALSSGFIHFSMEHDGALPAGTEIANRASISFDQYTLSTGSTLNTIFTYPTVQLIAMDTMCVAESIWASIDMPGMSPYEFHWHTGEQSTDSVSHSIGVNGSGWYHVEIVDALGIVAEDSIWVEEKELPIAQFSSQQNGWEVFLSDSSLHADQLTWIVDADTFATETLTYTFTSAGTHVIQLIAENECGSDTTTQSIHLDAVSVADLMAVSVNLWPNPMKTHARISFSNPQKATFEFILYDINGQIVQKISDIRKSEIDISRESLPSGIYLYELHGAFSYYGKLIIE; encoded by the coding sequence ATGACTTTGCCGGCTTACGTATCAGCCAGTCACAATCTAGGGGCAGAGTTTTGGTACGAATCGACATCTTCCAACACCATTCAGGTATACTTGCGAACCTACTGGGATTGCCTCAATAACAATGGTGGGCTTCCTCCCTCTCAGGTCAATCAATCTCCGCTCATTCAGGTCGCTACAAATCCTCCACTTGGATCTTGTGGAGTCCCCATGATGGTGGATACCACATTGATCAGCTATCAGGAAATCACCCTCGTTTGTCCGGGTGGGGTCACCAGCTGTGGAAGCGCTACCGTCAACATTTACGGTACCGTGGAGCTGGTATATAGATATACCGTGGATCTCTCAAATGTCAACTGCGGGCTGCAAGTATCACATATACAGTGTTGCCAAGGAACGACCATTACATCGGGATTGGCTTCCACCAGTATCCATGTGGACATTTTGATCCCCAATCCTCAATCAGGCTCTCCCAATAATTCCCCTGTCCCTCGGCAACCCACCCATGTCGTAGGGTGCGCGAGTTCAGGTGGTAGTTACGATCTCTCCTATCGAGATCCAGAAGGAGACAGCCTCGTGTATTTCCTCCGGGATGCGCATACTGGAGCTACTACAACGGCTTCTTATGCAACAGGCTATTCGGGGTTACAGCCCTTGGGACCGGATTGGTCGGTGTCACTGGATAGCCAGACCGCTATCTTGGAGGTCCTCCCCGTGAATGGAGGTAGTCAACAACTGGCTGCCCTGTCAATGACAGTCCTTGAGTATCGGAATGGAAGCTTGCTCAGCACTTCCAATCGTCATATTCCGATTCAGATGAATGATTGTTTTTCCGGTAATCAACCTCCATCTATTGACGGCATCATTCCTTCTGCTTCACAACTAATAGGGACAGACACGATTGTATTTTGCTCGAAGGCTCAGGGGAGCTTTGATATCCTACTGAGTGATCCAGACAGTACTGATTCTCTTACTCTGGTAGAATCATGGTTCAATGACTTGCCTGGGGCCAGCATCTCCTATTCGGGTTCCAACCCCACGGTCGCCACCATTTCATGGACGCCTACCATCGCATCTATCGGCCAAACCATTCCGTGCTATTTCACTGCACAGGACGATGAATGCCTATTCCCCTCTGTAGCAGCAGGCCTTGTGTATATCCATGTAGTGGACAATTGCTCCGAATCCTCTATCTCCCATCCTACCTGTGGCCAAGCGGATGGCAGCATTGACTTGACGCTCCACCTGCCCTATTCACATCTAATTTGGAATACAGGGGACACAACCGAGGATCTCAGCGATTTAGCGCCGGGAACCTACACGGTCCACGTGTATGAACAAAATGGAGCTTCCTTGCTCGAAGAAACCTACATCTTGACCGAAGGAGGAATCGATATTTCATCCTCGATCATGAGTCCAAGTTGTGCCAATGCTGATGGGAGTATCAGCCTTCAAGTATCCGGAGGAATGGGTTCACTCAGCTACCTTTGGTCCGATGGCTCTTCTTCTCCCAATTTGACGAATCTGACTCCAGGCGGATATGCGGTAACCGTGACGGATTCGATGGGATGTACCGCCTCCGAATATTTTATGGTTGAAGAGGCAGCGGATTGCCAGAATGTCATTTCCGGAAAGGTCTATGTCGACACCAATGGCAACTGCTCATTCGACCAAGGAGAGCCTACGGTTCCTCATGCCATCGTTCAGCTTACTCCAAGCGGAAGGACCTTTACAGATGCTCATGGCGAATACCAATTTCGGGTGCCTTCAGGAACTTATCTCGTCGGATTGACAGAAATGAGTCCTTATCCAGTTCAGGTGGATTCTACTTGTATGCCTAGTGGTACGATCGGGGCATATTTTTCTGGGGTTGGAGAAACCACAAACCAAGTGGATTTCCCGATTCAGGTGAATGCTTCTCCGGATTTATGGATTTCCCAAAATCAAGCTTCCACTCGTCCCGGTGCTATTCAGCCAGTTTACCTGACAGCAGGCAATACAGGGGGCTCAACCACACAGGCTTCGATTTCTTGGACACTAAATTCCCCGCATACATTCGCAGGGAGCATTCCTCCACCAAGTTCGATTGCCCAAAATGGTCAGACCTTTACTTGGGAATTAGGCCCTATGGCATCTTTCCAAACCCATGAGATCACCGTATTCGTCTCAACAGGAACCGGTTCCATGGACGGTGACAGCATTTTCTACAATGCCCAGATTTCTACCCCCGATGCTGAAGTGAACCTTGTCAACAACCAGTACTCAGCCCAACAACGCATTGACGACAATCCTGAGAGCAACGAAAAGGTAGTTGAGGAAGGAGTAGGACCATTTGGGCTCATCCATCAGTCCGAGCAAACGCTTACCTATGGGATTCATTTTCAAAATGAAACCGGACATACAGCTCAAACCGTGGTGATTCGTGACACGCTTCCATCGGCTTTGGATTTGACTTCAATCCTGGTGTTGGGGGCAAGCCATCCCTTTGAACTGTCTATCGAAGGGGATCAGGTCCTCGTCTGCACCTTCTCCAATATCGATCTCATAAGCATCACCGATGACTCGGCCCTGAGTTCTGGATTTATCCATTTTAGCATGGAACACGATGGAGCTCTCCCAGCAGGAACCGAAATAGCCAACCGGGCGTCCATCTCCTTTGACCAGTACACTCTATCAACCGGTAGTACCCTCAACACGATTTTTACCTATCCGACGGTGCAATTGATCGCAATGGATACCATGTGTGTAGCAGAATCCATTTGGGCATCCATCGACATGCCTGGAATGTCCCCTTATGAATTTCATTGGCACACAGGTGAGCAATCCACTGATTCGGTTTCCCATTCGATTGGGGTCAATGGTTCGGGCTGGTATCATGTTGAAATTGTGGATGCATTGGGAATTGTGGCGGAGGACAGTATCTGGGTGGAAGAAAAGGAGTTGCCCATTGCCCAATTCAGCTCGCAACAAAATGGCTGGGAGGTCTTCCTGAGTGATTCCAGTTTACACGCCGATCAATTGACCTGGATTGTAGATGCCGACACGTTTGCGACAGAGACGTTGACTTACACCTTCACAAGCGCTGGTACCCACGTCATCCAGTTGATTGCTGAGAACGAATGCGGGAGCGACACCACTACCCAAAGCATCCATTTGGATGCGGTTTCAGTAGCGGACCTGATGGCAGTTTCGGTAAACCTCTGGCCGAATCCGATGAAAACTCACGCCCGGATTTCCTTCTCCAACCCTCAAAAAGCAACTTTCGAATTCATCCTCTATGATATCAATGGTCAAATAGTCCAAAAGATTTCGGATATTCGGAAATCAGAAATAGACATTTCACGCGAATCACTTCCTTCGGGGATCTACCTGTATGAATTGCATGGAGCATTCTCCTACTATGGGAAACTGATCATAGAATAA
- a CDS encoding aspartyl protease family protein — protein MRYTLLLILCLLGVSSAAWSKTAGFRIKGNASSVKIPVEIQNNIILVPLKINDSFEMTFILDTGVKSTILTEPLVAKILGLELEHTVSIRGLGEGGSIPASYAKDVEMSLPGIEGKGVNLLVLPEGVISYSEMFGRPVYGIIGFDIFGQFTVEINYHQEYIRLSYPFNVKPKTGKKWQSFPIELRKHKPYIEATLVDHLGVPRTSKWLLDTGASMAVSMFDDEFPVPQNTIDSFLGMGLSGNVYGKLGRSPRLIIGDYELEGVITGYPDPTALNMVPTDTTWYGNMGAEILSRFRVIFDYHQGKIYLRKNPSFGEDFEYNLSGLEVMAAGNEFERFVIAYVRPESPAHEAGLQQDDEIISVNGQSTNGKTIEDLYGDLTKRPGKTLNLKVLRSGKMIRKKFRLIAEI, from the coding sequence ATGAGATATACCCTCCTCCTTATCCTCTGCTTGCTAGGTGTATCGAGCGCCGCTTGGAGCAAAACCGCTGGGTTTCGCATCAAGGGGAATGCCTCGTCGGTGAAGATACCGGTCGAGATACAGAACAATATCATCCTCGTACCCCTCAAGATCAATGACTCCTTCGAGATGACCTTCATCCTCGATACGGGAGTCAAATCCACGATTCTGACCGAGCCACTGGTAGCCAAAATTCTCGGACTTGAATTGGAGCATACCGTTTCCATCCGCGGTTTGGGGGAAGGCGGTTCCATTCCGGCTTCCTATGCCAAAGACGTCGAAATGTCGCTCCCTGGCATCGAAGGCAAGGGGGTCAACCTCTTGGTCCTTCCCGAAGGGGTCATCTCTTATTCAGAGATGTTTGGCCGGCCGGTTTATGGAATCATCGGATTTGACATTTTCGGTCAATTCACCGTGGAGATCAACTACCATCAGGAATACATTCGTCTTTCCTACCCATTTAACGTCAAGCCCAAAACCGGCAAAAAATGGCAGTCCTTTCCGATAGAACTTCGGAAACATAAACCATACATCGAAGCGACGCTGGTCGACCACTTAGGGGTTCCTCGCACTTCCAAATGGCTGTTGGACACAGGTGCTTCTATGGCAGTATCTATGTTTGACGACGAGTTTCCTGTTCCCCAAAATACCATCGATTCCTTTTTGGGGATGGGATTGAGCGGAAATGTCTACGGCAAACTAGGTCGGAGCCCTCGGCTGATCATCGGAGATTATGAGCTGGAGGGAGTCATCACAGGGTATCCCGATCCGACTGCATTGAATATGGTCCCCACCGATACGACCTGGTATGGCAATATGGGTGCGGAGATCTTGTCCAGATTCCGAGTCATTTTTGACTACCATCAGGGAAAAATCTACCTTCGGAAAAATCCCAGCTTTGGTGAGGATTTCGAATACAATCTCAGCGGCCTTGAGGTCATGGCAGCGGGCAATGAATTTGAGCGATTCGTTATCGCCTATGTGCGGCCAGAATCCCCAGCTCATGAGGCGGGGCTTCAGCAAGACGATGAAATCATCTCGGTCAATGGGCAGTCTACCAATGGGAAAACCATCGAGGACCTGTATGGAGATCTGACCAAACGCCCCGGCAAGACACTCAACCTGAAGGTTCTGCGCTCAGGCAAGATGATAAGGAAAAAATTCCGCCTGATCGCCGAAATCTAG
- a CDS encoding TIGR00730 family Rossman fold protein, giving the protein MQHICVFCGANSGGDPVYREVAQALGQVLADRSIELIYGAGNVGLMGIIADQVLASGGQVKGVIPNFLMQKEVGHTGIQELILTDTMHERKQIMADLSDGFIAMPGGMGTMDELCEILTWGQLGLHNKPIGILNVDGYFTPLLEFFDSMVEKKFLHPKNRAMVLSHTDPEELLNLMDQYQPPDVEKWLDRAGV; this is encoded by the coding sequence ATGCAGCATATTTGCGTTTTTTGTGGTGCCAATTCTGGAGGAGATCCAGTATATCGCGAAGTAGCACAGGCACTGGGACAAGTCCTCGCCGATCGATCCATTGAATTGATTTATGGAGCTGGCAATGTCGGTTTGATGGGTATCATCGCCGATCAGGTTTTGGCTTCTGGTGGTCAGGTGAAAGGCGTCATTCCCAATTTTCTCATGCAAAAGGAGGTCGGCCATACGGGGATCCAAGAGCTGATCCTCACCGATACCATGCATGAGCGCAAGCAGATCATGGCGGACTTGTCCGATGGATTCATTGCGATGCCGGGTGGTATGGGTACGATGGATGAATTATGCGAAATATTGACTTGGGGTCAATTGGGGCTTCACAACAAGCCAATCGGAATCCTGAATGTCGATGGATACTTTACTCCACTGTTGGAATTTTTCGACAGCATGGTGGAAAAGAAATTCCTTCACCCAAAAAATCGAGCCATGGTCCTCAGCCATACTGATCCGGAAGAACTCCTGAATTTGATGGATCAGTACCAGCCGCCTGATGTGGAAAAATGGCTAGATCGGGCAGGAGTCTGA
- a CDS encoding TonB-dependent receptor, with translation MEFRNVSMPHHGHVSSPYLRRISVLALLILGLFTSGWSQGQISGVVQDQGTGSPLVGARIWIENTQIGNLTADDGSFSLKNPKSFPVFLLVTYYGYDTLRTEVSAPTENLTVGMTPSEMSLETVEIIGSGFSDRKKQSALSVESMSIGAIKETPAANFYDGLGSLKEVDLNAASIGFKVVNTRGFNSAAPVRSLQIIDGVDNQAPGLNFSLGNFLGASELDVEQVDLIIGASSAYYGPNAFNGVISMKTKSPFVHKGLSAMVKGGERSLGEFAVRYARPFQNKAGRDVFAFKINAYYLRADDWEATNLDPVDDSRVPIDNPGGYNAVNRYGDENGDNQRYNGTSNTDKFLNPGLGRFYRTGYEERDLVDYDTRNLKIAGALHFMLTPKVELIASSTYGNGTTVLQGDNRYSLKDIQFFQNRLEIRQENKFFWRAYATNEDAGNSYDAVFTAYRLQDRVKSDEQWATDYRNFWAGAVGQDYPFPPSSAPRNQVRMLEGFPPIAFPYDFDTADSVIRANNAFITTLHDSARLYADNFQFPRLVPGTDEFQEAFDEITSTPLNRGGTMLVDRSALYHTHGEYIFNPTWAKIIVGANGRIYRPNSEGTIFSDTLTYTFDTLPDGTVQRVDSSFERISVWEAGIYGGIERTFFTNRLKINATARLDKNQNFNPVPSFAVSGVFNLNSDNILRLSYASAVRNPTLNDQYLYYDVGTAILAGNLDGFPNLVDTASLIRFLEDPDKDKSQLEYFDVDPVQPERVQTFEVGYRGTFKERFYVDAAYYLSRYRDFIGFQVGADIEFSPVFPDILTQVQAFRVSANAQDIVYTQGASVGLNYYLDGGFAINGNYSWNKLLTSTDDPIIPAYNTPEHKFNIGVSGRDFSIGSVKHVGFNVNYKWIDGFLFEGSPQFTGMIPSYQLVDAQVNKFFPKLKSTVKVGASNLFNRRQFQIYGGPRVGRMIYVSLLTEISSI, from the coding sequence ATGGAATTTCGGAACGTATCCATGCCTCATCACGGGCATGTCAGCTCACCGTATCTTCGGCGGATATCGGTATTGGCTTTGCTGATATTGGGTCTTTTCACGTCGGGATGGTCCCAAGGCCAAATCTCGGGAGTTGTTCAAGATCAAGGCACAGGAAGTCCTCTGGTCGGTGCCCGAATATGGATTGAGAATACACAGATCGGCAATCTCACTGCCGATGATGGCTCCTTTTCCCTCAAAAATCCCAAATCATTTCCTGTCTTCCTTCTGGTCACCTACTATGGGTATGACACCCTACGGACGGAAGTTTCTGCCCCGACAGAAAATCTTACCGTGGGAATGACGCCCAGCGAGATGAGTTTGGAGACTGTAGAAATTATTGGAAGCGGATTCTCAGATCGCAAAAAACAATCTGCGCTCTCGGTGGAATCCATGTCCATCGGAGCTATCAAAGAGACTCCAGCAGCGAATTTCTATGATGGCTTGGGATCTCTTAAGGAGGTAGATCTCAATGCTGCCAGTATCGGTTTCAAAGTGGTCAATACCCGTGGCTTCAACAGTGCGGCGCCCGTTCGATCCCTTCAGATCATTGACGGGGTGGACAATCAGGCGCCCGGACTCAATTTTTCTCTCGGTAACTTCTTGGGAGCGTCGGAATTGGATGTCGAGCAAGTAGACCTGATCATTGGTGCGAGCTCAGCCTATTATGGTCCCAACGCATTTAATGGAGTGATTTCCATGAAGACCAAAAGCCCCTTCGTGCACAAAGGGCTTTCAGCGATGGTCAAAGGCGGAGAAAGAAGCTTGGGCGAATTTGCCGTTCGATATGCACGCCCTTTCCAAAACAAAGCCGGTCGCGATGTATTTGCCTTCAAGATCAATGCCTACTATCTCAGGGCAGATGATTGGGAAGCGACCAACTTAGATCCAGTAGATGACTCCAGAGTCCCGATTGACAATCCAGGTGGATACAATGCCGTCAACCGATATGGAGACGAAAATGGAGACAACCAACGATACAACGGTACCTCAAACACTGACAAATTCCTCAATCCCGGTTTGGGAAGATTTTACCGAACCGGGTACGAGGAACGTGATTTGGTGGACTACGACACCCGAAACCTGAAAATCGCCGGTGCCTTGCACTTCATGCTGACCCCCAAGGTCGAGTTGATAGCTTCGAGCACCTATGGAAATGGCACCACCGTACTCCAAGGCGACAACCGATATAGCCTCAAGGATATTCAGTTTTTCCAAAATCGACTTGAGATCCGTCAGGAAAACAAATTCTTCTGGCGAGCTTATGCGACGAATGAAGATGCAGGAAACTCCTATGATGCGGTATTCACTGCTTATCGCTTGCAAGATCGCGTCAAATCAGACGAGCAATGGGCAACCGATTACCGGAATTTCTGGGCGGGAGCAGTAGGACAGGACTATCCATTCCCGCCGTCATCTGCCCCGAGAAATCAGGTTCGGATGCTGGAAGGATTCCCCCCTATTGCCTTTCCTTATGACTTCGACACGGCCGATTCTGTGATTCGTGCCAATAATGCCTTCATCACCACCTTGCATGACTCTGCAAGGCTCTATGCCGACAATTTCCAATTTCCAAGATTGGTACCCGGCACTGATGAGTTTCAAGAAGCTTTCGATGAAATCACCTCCACCCCTCTCAATCGAGGAGGGACCATGTTGGTGGATCGCTCTGCGCTGTATCACACACATGGCGAGTACATCTTCAACCCTACCTGGGCCAAGATTATCGTAGGGGCCAATGGTCGGATTTATCGTCCCAATTCCGAGGGAACGATCTTTTCCGATACGCTGACTTATACGTTTGACACGTTGCCGGATGGAACCGTACAGCGGGTGGATTCCAGCTTTGAACGCATCTCCGTTTGGGAGGCAGGTATTTATGGTGGAATCGAGCGGACCTTCTTCACCAATCGTCTGAAGATAAACGCAACGGCCCGTCTGGACAAAAACCAGAATTTCAATCCTGTTCCTTCCTTCGCCGTTTCTGGAGTATTCAACTTGAATTCGGACAACATTCTACGTCTTTCCTATGCGAGTGCCGTCAGGAATCCGACCCTGAATGACCAGTACCTGTACTACGATGTTGGTACCGCGATTTTGGCTGGAAATCTCGATGGATTCCCAAATCTGGTAGACACCGCATCCCTCATCAGATTTCTCGAAGATCCTGACAAAGACAAAAGCCAACTCGAATATTTCGATGTTGACCCTGTCCAACCAGAACGTGTCCAGACATTTGAAGTAGGCTATCGAGGTACTTTCAAAGAAAGGTTTTACGTAGATGCAGCATATTATTTGAGCAGATATCGCGATTTCATCGGCTTTCAAGTCGGAGCAGATATCGAGTTTTCGCCTGTATTTCCAGACATTCTCACCCAGGTTCAGGCATTCCGGGTATCGGCCAATGCACAGGATATCGTCTACACACAAGGTGCTTCTGTGGGCCTAAACTATTATTTAGACGGAGGATTTGCCATCAATGGAAATTACTCGTGGAACAAATTGCTCACCAGTACAGATGATCCGATCATCCCTGCATACAACACTCCTGAGCACAAATTCAATATCGGGGTATCCGGCAGAGACTTCTCAATAGGCTCAGTGAAGCACGTTGGATTCAATGTGAACTACAAATGGATTGATGGATTTCTTTTTGAAGGTTCACCACAGTTTACCGGGATGATTCCGAGCTATCAATTGGTGGATGCCCAGGTGAATAAATTTTTCCCCAAACTGAAGTCAACTGTCAAGGTGGGCGCATCGAATCTGTTCAACCGCAGACAATTCCAGATCTATGGAGGACCACGTGTAGGCCGGATGATCTATGTATCCCTTCTGACAGAAATCTCCAGTATATAA
- a CDS encoding T9SS type A sorting domain-containing protein, whose protein sequence is MIRNFLLACLSMLCVVQMSWAQTRYLDPVFAEVARQDTVPYGQNYTVFRAPGDTVTQIPYIRPLFMDVYTPVGDTASSRPLVLLCATGNFLPMPLNGGPYGTIKDSAVVEMANRLAERGYVVAVFDYRKGWDFLNPIQEIQTATLLQAAYRGIQDARACIRFFRKTVAEDSNPYGIDPDRIAVGGFGTGGYISLGSGYLDDFNKVLLPKFIDPNNGMPYIDTTFHGNVNGTNTATANFPNWPDYSSDYNVNFNLGGALGDSSWIDPGDMPSIGFHTPLDPNAPYDIGIVIVPTTGNTVIDQAAGSRAVTAINDDFGNNQVFIDAGFNDVYTQRANEINEGIEGLFPFDRPFTPGNLDCNGGQFPLVPEGDPWNWYNEPVFIATWNAVLGGGGADQNCSQLAANQDQSATKGRTYMDSVMGYLAPRLAEVLVNDSSSVSIDDDILADQIQLYPNPAFDQIFISNTNRDNFIREVRVMDLAGRILIQEQGLNQSQFILQRGNLPTGMYLIQISALKGMTTKRVMFR, encoded by the coding sequence ATGATCAGAAACTTTTTACTCGCGTGCTTGTCCATGTTGTGCGTGGTCCAGATGTCTTGGGCGCAGACCCGATATCTTGACCCAGTCTTCGCAGAAGTCGCACGACAGGACACTGTTCCCTATGGACAAAACTATACAGTATTCCGCGCACCTGGCGACACAGTTACGCAGATTCCGTATATCCGACCTTTGTTCATGGATGTCTACACTCCCGTAGGAGATACTGCCAGCAGCCGTCCACTGGTTCTGCTTTGTGCAACCGGCAACTTCCTACCGATGCCGTTGAACGGAGGTCCTTACGGAACGATCAAGGATAGCGCCGTAGTCGAAATGGCCAATCGTCTCGCTGAGCGTGGGTACGTTGTGGCTGTATTTGACTATCGCAAGGGTTGGGATTTCTTGAATCCGATTCAGGAAATTCAGACCGCAACATTGCTTCAGGCCGCTTACCGCGGTATCCAAGATGCCCGTGCTTGTATCCGATTCTTCCGCAAGACCGTCGCAGAAGACAGCAACCCATACGGTATCGATCCTGACCGCATCGCAGTTGGAGGATTCGGTACTGGAGGCTACATCTCCCTGGGATCTGGATACCTCGATGATTTCAACAAGGTGCTTTTGCCTAAGTTCATCGATCCCAACAATGGTATGCCGTACATCGACACCACCTTCCATGGGAACGTCAATGGTACGAATACCGCGACTGCCAACTTCCCGAACTGGCCTGATTACAGCTCCGATTACAACGTAAACTTCAACTTGGGTGGAGCTTTGGGTGATTCAAGCTGGATCGATCCGGGCGATATGCCTTCCATTGGATTCCATACGCCATTGGATCCTAATGCCCCTTACGACATCGGAATCGTCATCGTGCCTACGACTGGCAACACCGTCATCGACCAAGCGGCAGGAAGCCGTGCAGTCACAGCAATCAATGATGACTTTGGGAATAATCAGGTATTCATTGATGCTGGATTCAATGATGTGTACACCCAACGTGCCAATGAAATCAACGAAGGAATTGAAGGGCTTTTCCCATTCGATCGTCCTTTCACTCCTGGCAATCTAGATTGTAATGGAGGTCAATTCCCATTGGTACCTGAAGGTGATCCATGGAACTGGTACAATGAACCTGTGTTCATCGCTACTTGGAATGCTGTACTTGGAGGCGGTGGTGCAGACCAAAACTGTTCTCAGTTGGCTGCCAACCAAGACCAGAGTGCAACCAAAGGCCGTACCTACATGGACTCGGTGATGGGATATCTTGCGCCACGTTTGGCTGAAGTACTAGTGAATGATTCTTCCAGCGTATCCATCGACGACGATATCTTGGCGGATCAAATCCAACTGTATCCCAACCCTGCATTTGATCAAATCTTCATCTCCAACACCAATCGCGACAACTTCATTCGTGAAGTCCGAGTGATGGATTTGGCAGGTAGAATCTTGATTCAGGAGCAAGGATTGAATCAGTCCCAATTCATTCTCCAACGAGGCAATTTGCCCACGGGAATGTACCTCATACAAATCAGCGCCCTAAAGGGCATGACCACCAAGCGAGTCATGTTCCGATAG